One Streptomyces sp. RPA4-2 genomic window carries:
- a CDS encoding DUF3592 domain-containing protein: MEFVFYAVPALIMTGAVLMAVTVIRRSLDVRRAWNSGLTAEARCLRSYTTIGGGGGDTSVSTTLHHVYEFMTRDGRTIRFEEPNGPATVVEGDIVTVHYTADRPEKATAHAPRRGVLVAGTVFVLAFCSVVIVFCVGFMVGFHAFSSEWDSVWTGGDEFEGAGLPF; the protein is encoded by the coding sequence ATGGAGTTCGTTTTCTACGCCGTACCCGCGCTGATCATGACCGGGGCGGTCCTCATGGCGGTCACCGTGATCCGCCGCTCGCTGGACGTGCGGCGCGCCTGGAACAGCGGACTGACCGCGGAGGCGCGCTGTCTGCGCTCGTACACGACGATCGGTGGCGGCGGTGGCGACACCTCCGTGTCCACGACGCTGCACCACGTGTACGAGTTCATGACGCGCGACGGCCGCACGATCCGCTTCGAGGAGCCGAACGGCCCGGCGACGGTCGTCGAGGGCGACATCGTCACCGTCCACTACACCGCCGACCGCCCGGAGAAGGCGACGGCCCACGCGCCGCGCCGGGGAGTGCTGGTGGCGGGCACGGTCTTCGTCCTGGCCTTCTGCTCGGTGGTCATCGTCTTCTGCGTCGGCTTCATGGTGGGCTTCCACGCGTTCTCCTCGGAGTGGGACTCGGTCTGGACGGGAGGGGACGAGTTCGAGGGCGCGGGGCTCCCTTTCTGA
- a CDS encoding SPFH domain-containing protein, with translation MTSTTSPTPEPEGTPESGAIRSARLIHNEATTEIPVHLLFRDEPEPVPVPLASDAVERRPDTTVPLRAQVRKGEREQPRVRRPASGRAARPVPEVDPDLVERPARVLPAVAGVLAGACGVAGCVLTAWWAGSLPSAAGHAFGLPGHAGAGLGPTQLGAYAGAGALGLFGFGGLARGRTGRAWVLGLFGGYRGTVRRTGLMWINPLVIRRRADVRLRHWRSEPMPVADGNGVALRVVVLVVWRIKDTARAVLGVEDHETYLRECVEAALSRVLTRLPADLPSSVVKDLTLRNTDAVGEALTGLVAEEAAPVGLEVFSAQPTRIEYAPEIAAVMQRHRIAALDARHRDSVLDSVVDSVEDTVTRLTLRGLVELDDYERKALVKDLTVAFCTGRQEGS, from the coding sequence ATGACTTCGACCACTTCACCCACTCCGGAGCCCGAGGGGACTCCGGAGAGCGGTGCCATCCGGTCCGCCCGGCTCATCCACAACGAGGCGACCACCGAGATCCCCGTCCACCTGCTCTTCCGGGACGAGCCCGAGCCGGTGCCGGTCCCGCTCGCGTCCGATGCCGTGGAGCGCCGGCCGGACACCACCGTCCCCCTGCGGGCGCAGGTGCGAAAGGGGGAGCGCGAGCAGCCACGGGTGCGCCGGCCCGCGTCGGGCCGGGCCGCGCGCCCGGTGCCGGAGGTCGATCCCGATCTGGTGGAGCGGCCCGCGCGGGTGCTGCCCGCGGTGGCGGGTGTGCTGGCCGGGGCCTGCGGGGTGGCCGGGTGTGTCCTCACCGCCTGGTGGGCGGGGTCGCTGCCGTCGGCCGCGGGGCACGCGTTCGGGCTGCCCGGGCACGCGGGTGCCGGGCTCGGGCCCACGCAGTTGGGCGCCTACGCCGGAGCGGGCGCGCTCGGCCTGTTCGGCTTCGGCGGTCTGGCCCGCGGCCGGACCGGCCGGGCCTGGGTGCTAGGTCTCTTCGGGGGTTACCGCGGCACGGTCCGGCGCACCGGCCTGATGTGGATCAACCCGCTGGTGATCCGGCGCCGGGCCGACGTACGGCTGCGGCACTGGCGCAGCGAGCCGATGCCGGTGGCCGACGGGAACGGCGTGGCGCTGCGGGTGGTGGTGCTCGTCGTGTGGCGGATCAAGGACACCGCGCGGGCCGTGCTCGGGGTCGAGGACCATGAGACGTATCTGCGCGAGTGTGTGGAGGCGGCGCTGTCGCGGGTGCTCACGCGGCTGCCGGCGGATCTGCCCTCGTCGGTGGTCAAGGACCTGACCCTGCGCAACACCGACGCCGTCGGCGAGGCGCTGACCGGGCTGGTGGCCGAGGAGGCGGCGCCGGTCGGTCTGGAGGTGTTCTCGGCGCAGCCGACCCGGATCGAGTACGCGCCCGAGATCGCCGCCGTGATGCAGCGTCACCGGATCGCCGCCCTGGACGCCCGGCACCGCGACTCCGTGCTCGACTCGGTCGTCGACTCCGTCGAGGACACGGTGACCCGGCTGACCCTGCGCGGGCTGGTCGAACTGGACGACTACGAACGCAAGGCGCTGGTGAAGGACCTGACGGTGGCGTTCTGCACCGGGCGCCAGGAGGGCTCCTAG
- a CDS encoding lytic polysaccharide monooxygenase → MRIRTTRNNAKWYAAVVGLATAGTFALSTGSAGAHGYTDQPLSRQKMCASGGTVANCGDIQWEPQSVEGPKGFPAAGPADGRICSANHTNFGQLDQPKTPSGGAWPTTRVTGGQSYSFRWQFTAVHATTDFKYFVTKPGWNQNHALTRADLNTTPFLTVPYNGQRPPSTLSHSGTLPTGLSGHHVILGVWTIADTANAFYSCADVTF, encoded by the coding sequence ATGCGCATACGGACGACCAGGAACAACGCCAAGTGGTACGCGGCCGTCGTCGGCCTCGCCACCGCGGGCACCTTCGCGCTCTCCACCGGCAGCGCCGGCGCCCACGGCTACACCGACCAGCCCCTCAGCCGGCAGAAGATGTGCGCCAGTGGCGGCACCGTCGCCAACTGCGGTGACATCCAGTGGGAACCTCAGAGCGTCGAGGGTCCCAAGGGCTTCCCGGCGGCGGGCCCCGCGGACGGCCGGATCTGTTCCGCGAACCACACCAACTTCGGCCAGCTCGACCAGCCCAAGACCCCCTCGGGCGGCGCCTGGCCCACCACCAGGGTCACCGGCGGCCAGAGCTACAGCTTCCGCTGGCAGTTCACGGCCGTGCACGCCACGACCGACTTCAAGTACTTCGTCACCAAGCCCGGCTGGAACCAGAACCACGCGCTGACCCGGGCCGACCTGAACACCACACCGTTCCTGACGGTCCCCTACAACGGCCAGCGCCCACCGTCCACCCTCTCCCACTCCGGCACCCTGCCCACCGGTCTGAGCGGACACCACGTCATCCTCGGCGTGTGGACGATCGCCGACACCGCGAACGCGTTCTACTCGTGCGCGGACGTCACGTTCTGA